In one Streptomyces marincola genomic region, the following are encoded:
- a CDS encoding phosphodiester glycosidase family protein, with protein MSRLVVRRRLGARSLIAVGAASALAVGLAPPGATAAPASAAAVAAAAPAAATTGVAEGDGLELSRTEHPVAPGAELTTFRSLESDKWLSAQALTVDLTSDLRVDYLSGDEVAASAPVGELAAAHDPGEGRTTVAAINGDFFDINATQAPLGAGISGGELVQSPSPRGAGTPVTEAVGIGPESAGRILELYFDGTVTLPDGEAPLAAYNAARLPAGGIGLYTPRWGEADRAPATESAADVTEVVVEDGLVTSVADKPGSGPIPDGAFVLLGRDSGAATLASLAAGDAVTTEYAPRTGDGGPVPHTAVGGRGLLVVDGEPQNWEGRPNNATAPRTAVGFSRDGQDMYILTVDGRQSHSGGVTLTELAVMMADLGAHNALNLDGGGSTTFLAREPGDAAPEVVGSPSDGHQRSVPNGLAITAPRGSGEVTGFRVTTTADPAASPTGDTVAGGHPDRVFPGLTRQLTAIAHDETYGPADSPAPRWRSARPHVGTVDAGGVFHAERSGTAQVTATRHLARGAMELTVLGELRRVEPTTQRVGLAGPEAEGSFGLLGYDAAGNSAPIEPADAELSYDTSLFSIEPDPGAGGFRVSSLSSAASASGVVEVSVGGVTTALAITVGLEDTVVADFEDAEDWAFSHARAAGSLAAEPEGYDGTALRMSYDFGLSTATRAAYATPPANIPVPGQPQSFTLWVEGDGHGSWPSLHLTDAHGTSQVLRAEHVTWEGWRQLTFDVPEGVAYPLSVRRFYLAETRQDAAYADEVVIDDLRAQTPPAVDLPPAAPFDDPLIGTGAEAAARDWQFAVVSDAQFVARNPDSDLVAAARRTLREARAADPDFVVINGDWVDEGSPADLEFARDMIEEELGDDLPWYYLPGNHEVMGGSIETFEAEFGESPHTFDHEGTRFITLDTSSLSLRGGGWDQVNELREQLDDAASDRSVGSVVVMGHVPPRDTTPQPASQLTDRLEADLLEDWLAEFRRETGKGAAYFGAHVGLFDSYHQSGVPYFIGGNAGKNPSAPAAEGGFTGWALVGVDEVSRGEQMWARQHPYEALPDWLTVQTRPHVDALALQAPTALRVGETADAGAVVTQDGREVPAASRVSTDWSGSRGLHVGAADEAGPRDVAAFDPATGELTGLRAGTVTLQATVGDTRESTRLRVTG; from the coding sequence GTGTCACGACTGGTGGTGCGCCGAAGACTGGGCGCACGTTCGCTCATCGCGGTGGGGGCCGCCTCGGCCCTGGCCGTCGGCCTGGCCCCGCCGGGCGCGACGGCCGCGCCGGCCTCCGCCGCGGCCGTCGCGGCGGCGGCGCCCGCCGCGGCAACGACGGGAGTGGCCGAGGGCGACGGTCTCGAACTGTCGCGCACCGAACACCCCGTCGCGCCCGGCGCCGAGCTGACGACGTTTCGCAGCCTCGAATCCGACAAGTGGCTGAGCGCGCAGGCGCTCACCGTCGACCTCACCAGCGACCTGCGCGTCGACTACCTCTCAGGCGACGAGGTCGCCGCGTCCGCGCCCGTCGGTGAACTCGCCGCCGCCCACGACCCGGGCGAGGGCCGCACCACCGTCGCGGCCATCAACGGCGACTTCTTCGACATCAACGCCACCCAGGCGCCGCTCGGCGCCGGCATCTCGGGCGGCGAACTGGTGCAGTCCCCCAGCCCCCGCGGCGCGGGCACTCCGGTCACCGAGGCCGTCGGCATCGGCCCCGAGAGCGCGGGCCGCATCCTGGAACTGTACTTCGACGGCACCGTCACCCTGCCGGACGGCGAGGCGCCGCTCGCGGCCTACAACGCGGCCCGCCTGCCCGCCGGCGGCATCGGCCTCTACACCCCCCGGTGGGGCGAGGCCGACCGCGCCCCGGCCACGGAGTCCGCGGCCGATGTCACCGAAGTCGTCGTCGAGGACGGCCTGGTGACGTCCGTCGCGGACAAGCCCGGCAGCGGCCCGATACCCGATGGCGCGTTCGTGCTGCTCGGCCGCGACTCCGGGGCCGCGACCCTCGCGTCGCTGGCCGCGGGTGACGCGGTCACCACCGAGTACGCGCCGCGCACGGGCGACGGCGGTCCCGTTCCGCACACCGCCGTCGGAGGTCGCGGGCTGCTCGTGGTCGACGGCGAGCCGCAGAACTGGGAGGGCCGGCCGAACAACGCCACGGCGCCCCGCACCGCGGTCGGCTTCTCGCGCGACGGCCAGGACATGTACATCCTCACCGTCGACGGCCGGCAGTCCCACTCGGGCGGCGTGACCCTGACCGAACTGGCCGTCATGATGGCCGACCTCGGCGCCCACAACGCGCTCAACCTCGACGGCGGCGGCTCGACCACGTTCCTCGCGCGGGAACCGGGGGACGCCGCGCCCGAGGTCGTCGGCAGCCCCTCGGACGGCCACCAGCGTTCCGTACCCAACGGCCTCGCCATCACCGCGCCCCGGGGCAGCGGTGAGGTCACGGGCTTCCGCGTCACCACCACCGCGGACCCGGCCGCCTCCCCCACCGGGGACACCGTGGCCGGCGGCCACCCCGACCGCGTCTTCCCCGGCCTCACCCGGCAGTTGACGGCGATCGCGCACGACGAGACCTACGGGCCCGCCGACTCCCCCGCGCCCCGCTGGCGCTCCGCGCGCCCCCACGTGGGAACGGTCGACGCCGGCGGCGTCTTCCACGCCGAACGCTCCGGCACCGCGCAGGTCACCGCCACCCGGCACCTCGCCCGCGGCGCCATGGAGCTGACCGTGCTCGGAGAGCTGCGGCGGGTCGAGCCGACCACGCAGCGCGTGGGCCTGGCCGGGCCCGAGGCGGAGGGCTCCTTCGGGCTGCTCGGCTACGACGCGGCGGGCAACTCCGCGCCGATCGAGCCCGCCGACGCGGAACTCTCGTACGACACCTCGCTGTTCAGCATCGAGCCGGACCCGGGGGCCGGGGGCTTCCGCGTCTCCTCGCTCTCCTCCGCGGCCTCCGCTTCCGGCGTCGTCGAGGTCTCGGTGGGCGGCGTCACCACCGCCCTGGCCATCACCGTCGGCCTGGAGGACACGGTCGTCGCCGACTTCGAGGACGCCGAGGACTGGGCGTTCAGCCACGCCCGCGCCGCCGGCTCCCTGGCCGCCGAGCCCGAGGGGTACGACGGCACCGCGCTCCGCATGAGCTACGACTTCGGGCTGAGCACCGCCACCCGGGCCGCCTACGCGACGCCGCCGGCGAACATCCCCGTGCCCGGCCAGCCGCAGAGCTTCACCCTGTGGGTCGAGGGGGACGGCCACGGCTCCTGGCCGTCCCTGCACCTCACGGACGCCCACGGCACCAGCCAGGTGCTGCGCGCCGAGCACGTCACCTGGGAGGGCTGGCGCCAGCTCACCTTCGACGTGCCCGAGGGCGTGGCGTACCCGCTGTCGGTGCGCCGCTTCTACCTGGCGGAGACCCGCCAGGACGCGGCGTACGCGGACGAGGTCGTCATCGACGACCTGCGGGCCCAGACGCCGCCCGCGGTCGACCTGCCGCCCGCCGCGCCCTTCGACGACCCGCTCATCGGCACGGGCGCCGAGGCCGCCGCGCGCGACTGGCAGTTCGCCGTCGTCTCCGACGCGCAGTTCGTCGCCCGCAACCCCGACAGCGACCTGGTCGCCGCGGCCCGCCGCACGCTGCGCGAGGCGCGGGCGGCCGACCCGGACTTCGTCGTCATCAACGGCGACTGGGTGGACGAGGGCTCACCCGCCGATCTGGAGTTCGCCCGGGACATGATCGAGGAGGAGCTGGGCGACGACCTGCCCTGGTACTACCTGCCGGGCAACCATGAGGTGATGGGCGGCTCGATCGAGACGTTCGAGGCCGAGTTCGGCGAGAGCCCGCACACGTTCGACCACGAGGGCACGCGTTTCATCACCCTCGACACCTCGTCGCTGTCGCTGCGCGGCGGCGGCTGGGACCAGGTCAACGAGCTGCGCGAGCAACTCGACGACGCGGCGTCCGACCGGTCCGTCGGGTCGGTCGTGGTCATGGGCCACGTGCCGCCGCGCGACACCACGCCGCAGCCGGCGAGCCAGCTGACGGACCGGCTGGAGGCCGACCTCCTGGAGGACTGGCTGGCCGAGTTCCGCAGGGAGACCGGCAAGGGTGCCGCCTACTTCGGCGCCCACGTCGGCCTCTTCGACTCCTACCACCAGTCCGGCGTGCCGTACTTCATCGGCGGCAACGCGGGCAAGAACCCGTCGGCCCCCGCGGCCGAGGGCGGCTTCACCGGGTGGGCGCTCGTCGGGGTCGACGAGGTGTCCCGCGGCGAGCAGATGTGGGCCAGGCAGCACCCCTACGAGGCCCTGCCCGACTGGCTGACGGTGCAGACCAGGCCGCACGTCGACGCGTTGGCGCTCCAGGCCCCCACCGCCCTGCGGGTGGGCGAGACCGCAGATGCCGGGGCCGTGGTCACCCAGGACGGCCGCGAGGTACCCGCGGCCTCGCGGGTGAGCACCGACTGGTCGGGCTCGCGCGGGCTGCACGTCGGCGCGGCCGACGAGGCGGGCCCCCGCGACGTCGCCGCGTTCGACCCGGCGACCGGGGAGCTGACCGGCCTGCGCGCCGGCACGGTCACGCTCCAGGCCACCGTGGGCGACACGCGGGAGTCGACACGGCTGCGGGTCACCGGCTGA
- the uvrB gene encoding excinuclease ABC subunit UvrB: MRPVSEIERTVAPFEVVSPYQPSGDQPAAIAELEKRVRGGEKDVVLLGATGTGKSATTAWMIERLQRPTLVMAPNKTLAAQLANEFRELLPNNAVEYFVSYYDYYQPEAYVPQTDTYIEKDSSINEEVERLRHSATNALLTRRDVVVVASVSCIYGLGTPQEYVDRMVPLKVGQEIDRDALLRRFVDIQYTRNDLAFTRGTFRVRGDTIEIFPVYEELAVRIEMFGDEIEALSTLHPLTGEVISDDTHLYVFPASHYVAGPERMERAVSAIEAELGGRLAELERQGKLLEAQRLRMRTTYDIEMMRQIGTCSGIENYSLHIDGRDTGSPPYTLLDYFPEDFLLVVDESHNTVPQIGAMYEGDASRKRTLVEHGFRLPSAMDNRPLKWEEFQRRIGQTVYLSATPGAYELSRGDGVVEQIIRPTGLIDPEVVVKPTEGQIDDLVHEIRVRAERDERVLVTTLTKKMAEDLTDYFVELGIRVRYLHSDVDTLRRVELLRELRSGEFDVLVGINLLREGLDLPEVSLVAILDADKEGFLRSGTSLIQTIGRAARNVSGQVHMYADRVTPAMEKAIEETNRRRIKQIAYNEAHGIDPQPLRKKINDIVATIAREEVDTRDLLGTGYRQGAEKGRAPVPSVPAGGGKKDAKELTDRPAAELAEAIEQLTERMRAAAAELQFEIAARLRDEVSDMKKELRQMREVGLK; encoded by the coding sequence ATGCGGCCCGTTTCAGAGATCGAACGCACGGTGGCGCCCTTCGAGGTCGTCAGCCCGTATCAGCCCAGCGGCGACCAGCCCGCGGCCATCGCCGAGCTGGAGAAGCGCGTGCGGGGGGGCGAGAAGGACGTGGTGCTGCTCGGCGCCACGGGCACGGGGAAGTCCGCGACCACCGCGTGGATGATCGAGCGGCTCCAGCGCCCGACGCTGGTCATGGCGCCGAACAAGACGCTGGCCGCCCAGCTGGCCAACGAGTTCCGCGAGCTGCTGCCGAACAACGCCGTCGAGTACTTCGTCTCCTACTACGACTACTACCAGCCCGAGGCGTACGTGCCGCAGACGGACACGTACATCGAGAAGGACTCCTCGATCAACGAGGAGGTCGAGCGGCTGCGGCACAGCGCGACCAACGCGCTGCTGACCCGGCGCGACGTGGTCGTGGTGGCCTCGGTCTCGTGCATCTACGGCCTGGGCACCCCGCAGGAGTACGTGGACCGCATGGTGCCGCTGAAGGTGGGCCAGGAGATCGACCGGGACGCGCTGCTGCGTCGTTTCGTCGACATCCAGTACACGCGCAACGACCTGGCGTTCACCCGGGGCACGTTCCGGGTGCGGGGCGACACGATCGAGATCTTCCCCGTGTACGAGGAGCTGGCCGTCCGGATCGAGATGTTCGGCGACGAGATCGAGGCGCTGTCGACGCTGCACCCCCTCACCGGCGAGGTCATCTCCGACGACACGCACCTCTACGTGTTCCCCGCCTCGCACTACGTGGCCGGGCCCGAGCGCATGGAGCGCGCGGTCTCCGCCATCGAGGCCGAGCTGGGCGGCCGGCTCGCGGAGCTGGAGCGGCAGGGCAAGCTCCTTGAGGCGCAGCGGCTGCGGATGCGCACCACGTACGACATCGAGATGATGCGCCAGATCGGTACCTGCTCCGGCATCGAGAACTACTCGCTGCACATCGACGGCCGGGACACCGGCTCGCCGCCCTACACGCTGCTCGACTACTTCCCCGAGGACTTTTTGCTGGTCGTGGACGAGTCGCACAACACCGTGCCGCAGATCGGCGCCATGTACGAGGGGGACGCCTCCCGCAAGCGGACCCTGGTCGAGCACGGCTTCCGGCTGCCGTCGGCCATGGACAACCGGCCGCTGAAGTGGGAGGAGTTCCAGCGGCGCATCGGCCAGACGGTCTACCTCTCGGCGACTCCGGGCGCCTACGAGCTGTCCCGGGGCGACGGCGTGGTGGAGCAGATCATCCGGCCCACCGGCCTGATCGACCCCGAGGTGGTCGTGAAGCCGACCGAGGGGCAGATCGACGACCTGGTGCACGAGATCCGGGTGCGCGCGGAGCGCGACGAGCGGGTCCTGGTGACGACCCTGACCAAGAAGATGGCCGAGGACCTGACGGACTACTTCGTGGAGCTGGGCATCCGCGTGCGCTACCTGCACAGCGATGTCGACACGCTGCGGCGCGTGGAGCTGCTGCGCGAGCTGCGCTCGGGCGAGTTCGACGTGCTGGTGGGCATCAACCTGCTGCGGGAGGGGCTCGACCTGCCGGAGGTGTCGCTGGTCGCGATCCTCGACGCGGACAAGGAGGGCTTCCTGCGCTCGGGCACGTCGCTGATCCAGACCATCGGCCGCGCCGCGCGGAACGTCTCGGGGCAGGTGCACATGTACGCCGACCGGGTCACCCCCGCGATGGAGAAGGCGATCGAGGAGACCAACCGGCGCCGGATCAAGCAGATCGCCTACAACGAGGCGCACGGCATCGACCCGCAGCCGCTCCGGAAGAAGATCAACGACATCGTGGCGACCATCGCCCGCGAGGAGGTCGACACCAGGGACCTGCTCGGGACCGGCTACCGGCAGGGCGCGGAGAAGGGCAGGGCGCCGGTGCCCTCGGTCCCCGCGGGTGGCGGGAAGAAGGACGCGAAGGAGCTGACCGACCGGCCGGCGGCCGAGCTGGCCGAGGCCATCGAGCAGCTGACCGAGCGGATGCGGGCCGCGGCGGCCGAGCTCCAGTTCGAGATCGCCGCCCGGCTGCGGGACGAGGTGTCCGACATGAAGAAGGAGCTGCGGCAGATGCGGGAGGTCGGCCTCAAGTGA
- a CDS encoding glycerophosphodiester phosphodiesterase, with protein sequence MPFTTSAGWIGWVGWLAGLALTAFGLAPTASADQGDAPVQWARPAGAGQGPLVVAHRGASGHAPENTLAAADAADRLGTTWVETDVQRTADGELVLVHDTTLARTTNVEQVFPDRAPWNVSDFTAAEIARLDAGSWFGEEFAGEPVPTLARFLDRLARNDQRLLLEIKAPHLYPGIEADILAELSAKGWPGEQHPGERLVVQSFDAGSVRTVHELAPELETGFIGTPAVADIPAYATWADQINPRHRDLTADYVARIQAAEGPHGRPVEVHTWTVDDGPTARAVADLGVDGIISNFPDVVRAALDG encoded by the coding sequence ATGCCGTTCACCACATCCGCCGGCTGGATCGGCTGGGTCGGCTGGCTGGCCGGCCTCGCGCTGACCGCGTTCGGCCTGGCCCCCACCGCCTCGGCGGACCAGGGCGATGCGCCGGTCCAGTGGGCGCGGCCGGCCGGCGCCGGCCAGGGGCCGCTCGTCGTCGCGCACCGCGGCGCGTCGGGGCACGCCCCGGAGAACACGCTGGCGGCGGCGGACGCGGCCGACCGCCTCGGCACGACCTGGGTGGAGACCGACGTCCAGCGCACCGCCGACGGCGAGCTGGTACTCGTGCACGACACGACCCTCGCCAGGACCACGAACGTCGAGCAGGTCTTCCCCGACCGGGCGCCGTGGAACGTGTCCGACTTCACCGCGGCCGAGATCGCGCGGCTGGACGCGGGCAGCTGGTTCGGCGAGGAGTTCGCCGGTGAGCCGGTGCCGACGCTGGCGCGCTTCCTCGACCGCCTCGCGCGCAACGACCAGCGGCTGCTGCTGGAGATCAAGGCGCCGCACCTCTACCCGGGCATCGAAGCGGACATCCTGGCCGAACTGTCCGCGAAGGGCTGGCCCGGCGAGCAGCACCCGGGCGAGCGGTTGGTCGTGCAGAGTTTCGACGCGGGCTCGGTCAGGACCGTGCACGAACTCGCGCCGGAGCTGGAGACCGGGTTCATCGGCACCCCGGCCGTCGCCGACATCCCGGCGTACGCGACCTGGGCCGACCAGATCAACCCCAGGCACCGCGACCTCACCGCGGACTACGTCGCGCGCATCCAGGCCGCCGAGGGCCCGCACGGGCGCCCCGTCGAGGTCCACACGTGGACGGTCGACGACGGCCCCACCGCGCGGGCCGTCGCGGATCTCGGCGTGGACGGGATCATCAGCAACTTCCCCGACGTGGTCCGCGCGGCACTCGACGGCTGA
- a CDS encoding M23 family metallopeptidase translates to MTEHVTHRARGLHRFRTRAVAVVTASVCGSVALTGAAAATGGGPLTTEAPSAVSGATAGEPAAERTGSWVAPIEEDYALTATYGNSGDRWASKHSGQDFAVDVGTPVRAVHEGTVVKAGGNGAGDGPAYGNAVVVKHDDDTFTQYAHLSEVGVEAGQKVGTGEEIARSGNTGNSSGPHLHFEVRTAAGYGTAIDPMAFLREQGADV, encoded by the coding sequence ATGACCGAGCACGTCACGCACCGCGCCCGCGGCCTCCACCGCTTCCGCACCCGCGCCGTCGCCGTCGTCACGGCCAGCGTGTGCGGGTCCGTCGCCCTCACGGGTGCCGCCGCTGCCACCGGTGGCGGCCCCCTCACCACCGAGGCGCCCTCCGCCGTGTCCGGGGCCACCGCGGGCGAGCCCGCGGCCGAGCGGACCGGCTCCTGGGTCGCGCCGATCGAGGAGGACTACGCGCTGACCGCCACGTACGGCAACAGCGGTGACCGCTGGGCGAGCAAGCACAGCGGCCAGGACTTCGCCGTGGACGTCGGCACCCCCGTGCGCGCCGTCCACGAGGGCACCGTCGTCAAGGCCGGCGGCAACGGCGCCGGCGACGGCCCCGCCTACGGCAACGCCGTCGTGGTCAAGCACGACGACGACACGTTCACCCAGTACGCGCACCTCTCCGAGGTCGGCGTCGAAGCCGGGCAGAAGGTCGGCACCGGCGAGGAGATCGCCCGTTCCGGCAACACAGGAAACAGCAGCGGCCCGCACCTGCACTTCGAGGTCAGGACCGCGGCGGGCTACGGAACGGCCATCGACCCCATGGCGTTCCTGCGGGAGCAGGGCGCGGACGTGTGA
- a CDS encoding PIG-L deacetylase family protein codes for MPTDWRRALAVVAHPDDLEYGAAAAVAEWTDAGREVAYLLVTRGEAGIDTMPPEESARVRAAEQRASAALVGVESVTFLDHKDGVIEGGVGLRRDLTAAIRAHRPDLLITLNHHDTWAWDGRVWNTPDHRIVGRAVLDAAGDAGNRWIFPEQLGQDGPGPWDGVRWVAVAGSPQATHAQAVGEPALERAIASLAEHRAYLTALGDQEPAAYARELHTTMADEAAARFGGRRCVPFELFTR; via the coding sequence ATGCCCACCGACTGGCGGCGCGCGCTTGCCGTCGTCGCGCACCCGGACGACCTGGAGTACGGCGCGGCGGCGGCGGTCGCCGAGTGGACGGACGCCGGCCGGGAGGTGGCCTACCTGCTGGTCACCCGGGGCGAGGCGGGCATCGACACCATGCCGCCCGAGGAGAGCGCGCGGGTGCGGGCGGCCGAGCAGCGCGCGAGCGCCGCGCTCGTCGGCGTCGAGTCGGTGACCTTCCTCGACCACAAGGACGGCGTGATCGAGGGGGGCGTCGGACTGCGCCGGGACCTGACCGCCGCGATCCGGGCGCACCGGCCTGACCTGCTGATCACGCTCAACCACCACGACACCTGGGCCTGGGACGGCCGCGTGTGGAACACGCCCGACCACCGGATCGTCGGCCGGGCCGTGCTCGACGCGGCGGGGGACGCGGGGAACCGCTGGATCTTCCCCGAGCAGCTGGGCCAGGACGGCCCCGGCCCGTGGGACGGGGTGCGCTGGGTCGCGGTCGCCGGGTCGCCGCAGGCCACCCATGCCCAGGCCGTCGGGGAGCCGGCCCTGGAACGCGCCATCGCCTCGCTCGCCGAGCACCGCGCCTACCTCACGGCGCTCGGCGACCAGGAGCCCGCGGCCTACGCCCGTGAGCTGCACACCACGATGGCGGACGAGGCCGCGGCCAGGTTCGGCGGGCGGCGGTGCGTTCCGTTCGAGCTGTTCACACGCTGA
- a CDS encoding exonuclease domain-containing protein: MSWLDEPLMAFDLETTGTDVEADRIVTAAVVRLAPDGAVSDERTWLLDPGVAIPRQASAIHGISTERARAHGRPAAAAIAEIAGAVAEGLRSGTPLVVMNARYDLSLLDRECLRYAIASVTERLGEAPRPVIDPLVIDKHVDKCRRGKRALHALCAHYGVPLDAAHDARADAVAAALVVRRMGERHRPVGTMPLSDLHALQVRAAAEQSVSLQAHLRRTGKPAAVVEPAWPLIPRRG, translated from the coding sequence ATGAGCTGGCTCGACGAACCCCTGATGGCGTTCGATCTGGAGACCACGGGGACCGACGTCGAGGCCGACCGCATCGTCACGGCGGCGGTGGTGCGCCTGGCGCCCGACGGCGCCGTCTCGGACGAGCGGACCTGGCTGCTCGATCCGGGAGTCGCGATACCCCGGCAGGCGTCGGCAATCCACGGCATCTCGACGGAGCGGGCCCGCGCGCACGGGCGGCCGGCCGCCGCGGCCATAGCGGAGATAGCCGGGGCGGTCGCGGAGGGGCTGCGTTCGGGGACGCCGCTGGTGGTGATGAACGCGCGCTACGACCTGTCGCTGCTCGACCGCGAGTGCCTGCGGTATGCGATCGCGTCGGTCACCGAGCGCCTGGGCGAGGCGCCGCGGCCGGTCATCGACCCGCTGGTGATAGACAAACATGTCGACAAGTGCCGGCGGGGGAAGCGGGCGCTCCACGCGCTGTGCGCCCACTACGGGGTGCCGCTCGACGCCGCCCACGACGCGCGTGCGGACGCCGTGGCCGCCGCTCTCGTGGTGCGCCGCATGGGCGAGCGGCACCGGCCCGTCGGGACGATGCCGCTGTCCGACCTGCACGCCCTCCAGGTGCGGGCGGCGGCCGAGCAGTCGGTCTCCTTGCAGGCCCACCTGCGGCGCACAGGGAAGCCTGCGGCCGTCGTCGAGCCGGCCTGGCCGCTCATCCCCCGGCGGGGGTGA
- a CDS encoding type II toxin-antitoxin system PemK/MazF family toxin has product MDRMDTVRIPGRGGPAATVEIAPRAVGPVRTAYAPEPDGDPDPGEIVWTWVPYEENDGRGKDRPVLVVAREAGRDTLLAVQLSSRGRAQGDAWLPLGTGPWDRAGRDSWVDLDRVLRVHPDGMRREACALDRARFHRVVHSLRLRHGWR; this is encoded by the coding sequence ATGGACCGCATGGACACAGTCCGCATACCGGGGCGCGGCGGCCCGGCCGCCACCGTCGAGATCGCGCCCCGCGCCGTCGGGCCGGTGCGCACCGCGTACGCCCCCGAGCCGGACGGCGATCCGGACCCCGGGGAGATCGTCTGGACCTGGGTGCCCTACGAGGAGAACGACGGGCGGGGCAAGGACCGCCCCGTCCTGGTCGTCGCGCGGGAGGCGGGACGTGACACGCTGCTCGCCGTTCAACTCAGCAGCCGCGGGCGGGCGCAGGGCGACGCCTGGCTCCCGCTCGGCACCGGTCCCTGGGACCGCGCCGGGCGCGACTCCTGGGTGGACCTCGACCGGGTGCTGCGCGTGCACCCGGACGGCATGCGGCGGGAGGCGTGCGCGCTGGACCGCGCGCGCTTCCACCGTGTGGTGCACAGCCTCCGGCTGCGGCACGGCTGGCGCTGA
- a CDS encoding WGR domain-containing protein, with amino-acid sequence MPETTYLELSEDGGGAHKFYEVSVNGTEVSVRYGRIGTEGQLRTTAFATPQKARDAAARKIGEKVRKGYEPAVRGGRAARPVTRRQVTSAPSTARAVAPVLWRFRTGAAAFGIHIDEDRCWVGNQHGDVHTLAHDGEVLAHYRLPDGVKCLVADDFWIYAGCDDGTVYDLSSKLPFAAYEIAADVDIFWLDIHEGVLNVADRQGGLTVIDHEDEFQWSRRSTGDHAWMVRRDAGAVYHGHGRGVTAYSPDGGRELWHTATRGAVLFGWQEHDAVYAGTDRRVVQRLAKRGGRVEATYACDTVVYSCAAAPDGRYVFAGDSASSVYCFAQDGTRLWKLGTGAGSALSMQYLNEQLFVVTTDGSLACIDASEAAIAAAQNGRVPTALDVKSAAALPTYTPAAAPRTVSAMPSGGVLVECVQDGPRLRMRVLTDGYDPEWNVQFPRRIRQAGARYVVDSVHASDGGFYRVRGEIRRLA; translated from the coding sequence GTGCCCGAGACCACCTATCTGGAACTGTCCGAGGACGGCGGCGGTGCGCACAAGTTCTACGAGGTGTCGGTGAACGGGACCGAGGTGTCCGTGCGTTACGGCCGCATCGGTACGGAGGGGCAGCTGCGGACGACGGCGTTCGCGACACCGCAGAAGGCCAGGGACGCCGCCGCCAGGAAGATCGGCGAGAAGGTGCGCAAGGGGTACGAGCCCGCGGTGCGGGGAGGGCGCGCGGCGCGGCCGGTGACGCGGCGCCAGGTGACCTCGGCGCCCTCAACGGCCCGTGCGGTCGCGCCGGTGCTCTGGCGGTTCAGGACCGGCGCCGCCGCGTTCGGCATCCACATCGACGAGGACCGCTGCTGGGTGGGGAACCAGCACGGCGACGTGCACACCCTGGCGCACGACGGCGAGGTGCTGGCCCACTACCGGCTGCCGGACGGCGTGAAGTGCCTCGTGGCGGACGACTTCTGGATCTACGCGGGCTGCGACGACGGCACGGTGTACGACCTGTCGTCGAAACTGCCCTTCGCCGCCTACGAGATAGCGGCCGACGTGGACATCTTCTGGCTCGACATCCACGAGGGTGTGCTCAACGTGGCGGACCGCCAGGGCGGGCTGACGGTCATCGACCACGAGGACGAGTTCCAGTGGTCGCGGCGCAGCACCGGGGACCACGCCTGGATGGTGCGCCGGGACGCCGGGGCCGTGTACCACGGCCACGGACGCGGGGTCACGGCCTACTCACCGGACGGCGGACGGGAGTTGTGGCACACGGCCACCAGGGGCGCGGTGCTGTTCGGCTGGCAGGAGCACGACGCGGTGTACGCGGGCACCGACCGGCGGGTGGTGCAGCGGCTGGCCAAGCGCGGCGGGCGGGTGGAGGCGACGTACGCGTGCGACACGGTCGTGTACTCGTGCGCGGCGGCGCCCGACGGCCGGTACGTGTTCGCCGGCGACAGCGCCTCGTCGGTGTACTGCTTCGCGCAGGACGGCACGCGGTTGTGGAAGCTGGGCACCGGGGCGGGCTCTGCGCTGTCGATGCAGTACCTGAACGAGCAGTTGTTCGTGGTGACCACCGACGGCTCCCTCGCGTGCATCGACGCGAGCGAGGCGGCCATCGCGGCGGCGCAGAACGGCCGGGTCCCCACCGCGCTGGACGTGAAGTCGGCCGCGGCGCTGCCCACGTACACGCCGGCCGCCGCGCCGCGGACGGTGTCCGCGATGCCGAGCGGCGGCGTGCTCGTGGAGTGCGTGCAGGACGGTCCCCGGCTGCGGATGCGGGTCCTGACGGACGGCTACGACCCGGAGTGGAACGTGCAGTTCCCCCGGCGGATCCGGCAGGCCGGCGCGCGGTACGTCGTGGACTCGGTGCACGCCTCGGACGGCGGGTTCTACCGGGTGCGCGGGGAGATACGGCGGCTCGCCTGA